From a single Bradyrhizobium sediminis genomic region:
- a CDS encoding MFS transporter produces the protein MDKNTPREDTPTQPPKPARVALNVLALCFALSVLGRGLGESFTVFLKPISEDFGWDRAQVVSVYSLTWLAGGLTAPLVGRLFDRSGPRMVYSLGLLLLGAAFLIASHAQHLWQVQLSVGLCVGLGIALIGNVPNSILLGRWFGPRLPTAMAILYSATGAGILVLLPASQVLIDHIGWRDAYQLFGIAALCLLLPLLVLPWRLFATGSPHIARKADAGFVDNGWTLGSAIRHHAFWALFCTFFFTAAAMYAITAQIVAYLIDAGFPPLQAATAWGFSGILTLVGMLGISTLDGIIGRRPSVLFSYGVSIVGIILLWLIQYYPNYWLLTGFVICFGSMIGSRGPLITATALNIFRGERVGTIYGTISIGSGLGSGLGSWSGGLIHDWTHSYNWLIVFALVNVVLGLIPFLVVPALRR, from the coding sequence ATGGACAAGAATACGCCACGGGAGGATACGCCGACCCAGCCGCCGAAGCCGGCGCGCGTGGCGTTGAATGTGCTGGCGCTGTGCTTTGCACTGTCGGTGCTCGGCCGCGGTCTCGGCGAAAGCTTCACCGTGTTTCTCAAACCGATCTCTGAGGATTTCGGCTGGGACCGCGCCCAGGTGGTTTCGGTCTATTCGCTGACATGGCTTGCGGGCGGACTGACGGCGCCGCTGGTCGGACGTCTGTTCGACCGCTCCGGGCCGCGCATGGTTTACTCGCTTGGACTGCTGCTGCTCGGAGCCGCGTTCCTGATCGCGTCACATGCACAGCATCTCTGGCAGGTCCAGTTGAGCGTCGGGCTGTGCGTCGGCCTCGGTATCGCCCTGATCGGCAACGTGCCGAATTCGATCCTGCTCGGCCGCTGGTTCGGCCCGCGGCTGCCGACCGCGATGGCGATCCTGTATTCCGCAACCGGCGCCGGCATCCTGGTGCTGCTGCCGGCGTCGCAGGTCTTGATCGACCACATCGGCTGGCGCGACGCCTACCAGTTGTTCGGTATCGCGGCGCTGTGCCTGCTGCTGCCGCTGCTGGTGCTGCCGTGGCGGCTGTTCGCCACCGGCTCCCCGCACATCGCCAGGAAAGCCGATGCGGGTTTCGTCGACAACGGCTGGACGCTTGGGAGCGCGATACGCCACCACGCCTTCTGGGCGCTGTTTTGCACCTTCTTCTTCACCGCGGCCGCGATGTACGCGATCACGGCGCAGATCGTCGCCTACCTGATCGACGCCGGCTTTCCGCCGCTGCAGGCGGCGACCGCCTGGGGCTTTTCCGGCATCCTGACGCTGGTTGGCATGCTCGGCATCTCCACGCTCGACGGCATCATCGGCCGCAGGCCCTCGGTGCTGTTCAGCTACGGCGTTTCCATCGTCGGGATCATCCTGCTGTGGCTCATTCAATACTATCCGAACTACTGGCTGCTGACGGGCTTCGTCATATGCTTCGGCAGCATGATCGGTTCACGCGGGCCCCTGATCACGGCGACCGCGCTCAACATCTTTCGCGGCGAGCGGGTCGGCACCATCTACGGCACGATCTCGATCGGCAGCGGGCTCGGCTCGGGACTGGGCTCGTGGAGCGGCGGCCTGATCCATGACTGGACCCACAGCTACAATTGGCTGATCGTGTTCGCGCTGGTCAATGTGGTCTTGGGATTGATCCCGTTCCTGGTGGTGCCGGCGCTACGGCGCTAG
- a CDS encoding AsmA-like C-terminal region-containing protein, giving the protein MPARERSLRVDERGLGGDQSYNQRQHREAMARNTSPKGSNPRADVQPSQWDDAGWDQDQDEAAGYRARRLLSRSNSGFHRLGDRVGSFRRWIAGERWVKRLAVVIAVLLVIFAGCFGGLWWRLGAGPINLEMATPWLASAIEENIGHSNTVEIGGTQIERAGRIRIAVRIRDIIVRDRDRAIVASAPKAEVKLSGTALLMGRLRAESLNLVDAELAVRISPDGTVTVSAGDTAKPLATGVASKKDAGLAPTFPRQIPGAPQPLGTVAPLPPGAPSAPAPDSTQSGLLAGLDWLDSLSLTGLDGQNLNEIGLKNGNLVVDDQQRGNKWTFENISLSLRRPSGGGVALSLGEEGARAWSLRVVVGPPANGVRSVDIRADKVPTANILLAMRVKDLTYSADLPLSGELKGELGRDGLPTYFRGKVTAGAGHIIDSDTPDYPMAIDSADVNVEWDSGRRVLVAPFKIISGSNRITLLAHLEPPNGSIADWQLGFSGGTIVLAGLENEQPLIFNRIAIGLRFDTDRKRVLLTQADISNGEIGIAGTGSVDYSGEARLTLGFAGTPMSASALKRMWPILIVPEVREWVIERIERGSLQRIEVGVNSPVRNLSRRGPPIPDDGLAVNIVATGVTLRPVDEMPLVRDADLKARVTGRTATVTIGQAVSDTPAGRKLNITDLVFEVPDMAPKPAPARVKFRIDGPVPAAAEILASDRLSEFSGTLIDPNLSKGTMSAVVTLGLPIKRELTKADTTYSITADLGGFAADKLVMNQKLEASTLKVTANNAGYQVKGDVKINGQAASLDYRKPSEGDADVRLQATLDDASRARLGLDLGPAVSGALPVKLIGKIGGPDRESRLGIEADLTALKLDNILPGWVKLPGKSSRAVFNVVQKPQSTRLEDIVIDGGGVSIKGSLEVDQNSDLISANFPTYSPSEGDKSSLKAERAPDGTLKVMMRGDVFDGRGFLKSAISGKDADARSKAKSVDLDVDVKLGAVAGFNGEAVRSVDSKLSRRNGVIRSFTLSGKLGRDTPLTADLRGRAQGREVIYLETNDAGAFLRFTDTYSKAVGGQLTLAMDPPTADPGPREGLINVRDFAIKGEASLDRVAAGGTAGPQNGVSFSRVRAEFTRQNGQLKIREGVLKGPMIGGTIEGSIDIPGNQVRMSGTFVPMYGLNNMFGQIPIVGLFLGGGSNEGLIGVTYEIVGTPGAPVLRVNPISAMAPGVLRKIFEFGTGRQNNPVEFPNSN; this is encoded by the coding sequence ATGCCGGCACGGGAGCGCTCGTTACGTGTGGACGAGCGCGGTCTTGGCGGCGATCAATCTTACAATCAGCGCCAGCACCGAGAGGCAATGGCAAGAAATACGTCGCCCAAGGGATCGAATCCGCGTGCTGACGTCCAGCCCTCGCAGTGGGATGATGCCGGTTGGGATCAGGACCAGGACGAGGCGGCGGGCTATCGCGCGCGCCGGCTGTTGTCGCGGTCGAACTCCGGCTTTCACCGGTTAGGCGATCGCGTCGGGAGCTTCCGCCGGTGGATCGCCGGCGAACGCTGGGTCAAGCGCCTTGCCGTCGTCATTGCGGTCTTGCTGGTGATCTTCGCCGGCTGCTTCGGCGGACTGTGGTGGCGGCTTGGCGCCGGGCCGATCAATCTCGAGATGGCGACGCCGTGGCTCGCATCGGCGATCGAGGAAAATATCGGCCACAGCAATACGGTCGAGATCGGCGGCACCCAGATCGAGCGGGCGGGGCGGATCCGCATCGCGGTGCGTATCCGAGATATCATCGTTCGCGACCGCGACCGCGCCATCGTGGCCAGCGCGCCGAAGGCCGAGGTGAAGCTTTCCGGCACCGCGCTCCTGATGGGGCGGCTTCGTGCCGAAAGCCTCAATCTGGTCGATGCCGAACTCGCGGTGCGCATCTCCCCGGACGGCACCGTGACGGTTTCCGCAGGCGACACCGCAAAGCCACTCGCCACCGGCGTGGCTTCGAAAAAGGACGCAGGCCTGGCGCCGACCTTTCCGAGGCAAATCCCGGGAGCGCCGCAGCCGCTCGGAACCGTTGCGCCACTGCCGCCTGGCGCCCCATCTGCGCCCGCTCCGGACAGCACGCAGAGCGGCCTGCTTGCCGGCCTCGACTGGCTCGACAGCCTGAGCCTGACCGGACTTGACGGGCAAAACCTCAACGAGATAGGCCTGAAGAACGGGAACCTCGTCGTCGACGATCAGCAGCGCGGCAACAAATGGACGTTCGAAAACATCAGCCTCAGTCTGCGCCGGCCGAGCGGCGGCGGGGTGGCGCTGAGCCTGGGCGAAGAGGGCGCGCGTGCCTGGTCGCTTCGCGTGGTGGTCGGACCTCCCGCCAACGGCGTGCGATCGGTCGACATCCGCGCCGACAAGGTACCGACCGCCAATATCCTGCTGGCGATGCGGGTGAAGGACCTCACCTACAGCGCGGACTTGCCGCTGTCGGGCGAATTGAAGGGCGAACTCGGCCGCGACGGCCTGCCGACCTATTTCCGCGGCAAGGTTACCGCCGGCGCCGGGCACATCATCGACAGCGACACGCCGGATTATCCGATGGCGATCGACTCGGCCGACGTCAACGTCGAATGGGATTCCGGACGGCGCGTGCTGGTCGCTCCCTTCAAGATCATTTCCGGTTCCAACCGGATCACGCTGCTGGCCCATCTCGAACCGCCGAACGGCAGCATCGCCGATTGGCAGCTGGGATTTTCCGGCGGCACCATCGTGCTGGCGGGTTTGGAGAACGAGCAACCCCTGATCTTCAATCGCATCGCCATCGGGCTGCGCTTCGATACCGACAGGAAACGCGTGCTGCTGACGCAGGCCGACATCAGCAACGGCGAAATCGGCATCGCCGGAACCGGCAGCGTGGACTATTCGGGCGAGGCGCGCCTGACGCTGGGTTTCGCGGGTACGCCGATGTCGGCGTCGGCGCTGAAACGGATGTGGCCGATCCTGATCGTTCCGGAAGTGCGCGAATGGGTAATCGAGCGTATCGAACGCGGTTCGCTGCAGCGCATCGAGGTCGGCGTCAATTCGCCGGTCCGAAACCTGTCGCGCCGGGGACCGCCGATCCCCGATGACGGTCTTGCCGTCAATATCGTCGCAACAGGCGTGACGTTGCGGCCGGTGGATGAAATGCCGCTGGTGCGCGATGCCGATCTGAAAGCCCGCGTCACCGGCCGCACCGCGACCGTGACCATCGGGCAGGCGGTGTCCGATACGCCTGCGGGGCGCAAGCTCAACATTACCGACCTCGTATTCGAGGTGCCGGATATGGCGCCGAAGCCCGCGCCGGCGCGGGTCAAGTTCCGGATCGACGGCCCGGTGCCGGCCGCGGCCGAAATTCTCGCCTCCGATCGGCTGAGCGAGTTTTCCGGCACCCTGATCGATCCCAATCTGAGCAAGGGGACGATGTCCGCCGTGGTGACGCTCGGGTTGCCGATCAAGCGCGAACTGACCAAGGCCGACACCACCTATTCCATCACGGCCGATCTCGGCGGGTTTGCCGCCGACAAGCTGGTGATGAACCAGAAGCTCGAAGCCAGCACGCTGAAAGTGACCGCCAACAATGCCGGCTATCAGGTCAAGGGCGACGTCAAGATCAACGGGCAGGCGGCCTCGCTGGATTATCGCAAGCCGAGCGAGGGCGATGCGGATGTCAGATTGCAGGCGACCCTCGACGATGCAAGCCGGGCGCGCCTTGGTCTCGACCTCGGACCAGCGGTCAGCGGGGCCCTGCCGGTCAAGCTGATCGGCAAGATCGGCGGTCCTGATCGCGAAAGCCGTCTCGGTATCGAGGCCGATCTGACTGCGTTGAAACTCGACAATATCCTGCCGGGCTGGGTCAAATTGCCGGGCAAGTCGAGCCGCGCGGTGTTCAACGTCGTGCAGAAGCCGCAATCCACCCGGCTCGAGGACATCGTCATCGACGGCGGCGGCGTATCGATCAAGGGCTCGCTCGAGGTCGACCAGAACAGCGACCTGATCAGCGCCAACTTCCCGACCTATTCGCCCTCCGAAGGCGACAAGAGCTCGCTGAAGGCCGAGCGCGCCCCGGATGGCACGCTGAAAGTGATGATGCGCGGCGACGTGTTCGACGGCCGCGGCTTCCTCAAGTCGGCCATTTCGGGCAAGGACGCCGACGCCAGGAGCAAGGCCAAGAGCGTCGATCTCGATGTGGACGTGAAACTCGGTGCGGTGGCCGGCTTCAATGGCGAGGCGGTGCGCAGCGTCGATTCCAAGCTATCGCGGCGCAACGGTGTGATCAGGAGCTTTACGCTGAGCGGCAAGCTTGGCCGCGACACGCCGCTGACGGCGGATCTGCGCGGCCGCGCCCAGGGCCGCGAGGTGATCTATCTCGAGACCAACGACGCCGGCGCATTTTTGCGATTCACCGACACCTACTCCAAGGCGGTCGGCGGCCAGCTCACCCTGGCCATGGATCCGCCGACGGCCGATCCCGGCCCGCGCGAGGGCTTAATCAACGTCCGCGACTTCGCCATCAAGGGGGAAGCTTCGCTCGATCGCGTGGCCGCCGGCGGGACGGCCGGCCCGCAGAACGGCGTTTCTTTCTCGCGAGTGCGCGCCGAATTTACCCGGCAGAACGGGCAGCTCAAGATCCGGGAGGGCGTCCTGAAAGGCCCGATGATTGGCGGGACCATCGAAGGCAGCATCGATATCCCCGGCAACCAGGTGCGCATGAGCGGCACCTTCGTGCCGATGTACGGGCTGAACAACATGTTCGGCCAGATTCCGATCGTCGGCCTGTTCCTCGGCGGCGGCAGCAATGAGGGGCTGATCGGGGTGACCTACGAGATCGTCGGCACGCCCGGCGCGCCGGTGCTGCGCGTCAATCCGATCTCGGCGATGGCGCCCGGCGTGCTCCGGAAGATTTTTGAATTCGGCACCGGCAGGCAGAACAACCCGGTGGAGTTTCCGAACAGCAACTGA
- the tyrS gene encoding tyrosine--tRNA ligase, with translation MTVFKSDFLNVLQSRGFIHQISDPGSLDALAAKGELTAYIGFDCTAPSLHVGSMVQIMCLYWLQQTGNKPIALMGGGTTRVGDPSGKDETRKILSIEDIERNKDGIKQVFSKFLRFGEGKHDAVMPDNAEWLTKLNWIEMLRDIGRHFSVNRMLAMDSVKLRLERDQEMSFIEFNYMILQAYDYAVLNRRYDCRLQMGGSDQWGNIVNGIDLGRRMGTPQLHALTTPLITTSSGEKMGKTASGAVWLNADMKSPYEYWQFWRNTEDADVPRFLKLFTTLPLAEVGRLAALQGAEINEAKKALADAATTLLHGAEAARTAAETARKTFEEGAIAENLPRVEIPRGELEAGLGVLASFVKAGLVASNGEARRQIKGGGLRVNDIAVSDEKMMLAPKDLTPEGVIKLSLGRKRHVLLKPA, from the coding sequence ATGACTGTATTTAAATCTGATTTTCTCAATGTGCTGCAGAGCCGCGGCTTTATTCATCAGATCTCGGATCCGGGCTCGCTGGATGCGCTGGCGGCCAAGGGCGAACTGACCGCCTATATCGGCTTCGACTGCACGGCGCCCTCGCTTCACGTCGGCTCGATGGTGCAGATCATGTGCCTGTACTGGCTGCAGCAGACCGGCAACAAGCCGATCGCGCTGATGGGCGGCGGCACCACCCGGGTCGGCGATCCCTCCGGCAAGGACGAAACCCGCAAGATCCTCTCGATCGAAGACATCGAGCGCAACAAGGACGGCATCAAGCAGGTGTTCTCCAAGTTCCTGCGCTTCGGCGAGGGCAAGCACGACGCCGTGATGCCCGACAACGCGGAATGGCTGACCAAACTGAACTGGATCGAAATGCTGCGCGATATCGGCCGGCATTTCTCGGTCAACCGCATGCTGGCGATGGACTCGGTCAAGCTCAGGCTCGAGCGCGACCAGGAAATGAGCTTCATCGAATTCAACTACATGATCCTGCAGGCCTATGACTACGCCGTGCTGAACCGGCGCTACGACTGCCGGCTGCAGATGGGCGGCTCCGACCAGTGGGGCAACATCGTCAACGGCATCGATCTCGGCCGCCGCATGGGCACGCCACAGCTGCACGCGCTGACCACGCCGCTGATCACGACTTCGTCGGGCGAGAAGATGGGCAAGACCGCCAGCGGCGCGGTCTGGCTCAACGCCGACATGAAGAGCCCCTACGAATACTGGCAGTTCTGGCGCAACACCGAGGACGCCGACGTGCCGCGATTCCTGAAACTGTTCACGACGCTGCCGCTCGCCGAAGTCGGGCGGCTCGCCGCCTTGCAGGGCGCCGAGATCAACGAAGCCAAGAAGGCGCTCGCCGACGCCGCGACCACGCTGCTGCACGGCGCGGAGGCGGCCCGCACGGCCGCCGAAACCGCGCGAAAAACCTTCGAGGAAGGCGCGATCGCGGAAAACCTGCCGCGGGTCGAAATTCCGCGCGGCGAACTCGAGGCCGGGCTCGGCGTGCTGGCTTCGTTCGTCAAGGCGGGCCTGGTCGCCTCGAACGGCGAGGCACGGCGCCAGATCAAGGGCGGCGGCCTGCGCGTCAACGATATCGCGGTCAGCGACGAGAAGATGATGCTGGCGCCCAAGGACCTCACCCCCGAAGGCGTCATCAAGCTGTCGCTCGGCCGGAAGCGCCACGTCCTGCTCAAGCCTGCATAG
- a CDS encoding peroxiredoxin, with amino-acid sequence MSKKTRKKSPKTPPLRAVRAKSGKSAKTSTKTSAKASAKKPSAKTSKAAAGKSGKAAGKPHGAASAKSSHKAPSKPLRKTVPADSPARTAAASKAPAAKPAAPTSRASGLTEGAMAPAFRLPRDGGDTVSLADYRGRKLVLFFYPRADTPGCTKEAIDFTRLSSAFAEHQTAVLGVSADPLKAQEAFRDKHGLATPLVSDEQHEMLEAYGVWGEKSMYGRTFLGIVRTTVLLGADGRILKVWRNVKVDGHADEVLAAVRAL; translated from the coding sequence ATGTCCAAGAAAACGCGCAAGAAATCCCCCAAAACCCCGCCACTAAGGGCGGTCCGCGCCAAGTCCGGGAAATCGGCCAAAACATCGACCAAGACGTCGGCCAAGGCATCGGCCAAAAAGCCTTCCGCGAAGACCAGCAAGGCGGCCGCCGGAAAATCGGGCAAGGCCGCGGGCAAACCACATGGCGCCGCTTCAGCGAAATCATCCCATAAGGCCCCCTCGAAACCGTTAAGGAAGACCGTCCCGGCCGATTCGCCCGCGCGGACCGCGGCGGCATCGAAAGCGCCCGCCGCCAAGCCTGCGGCGCCGACGTCGCGCGCGTCCGGCTTGACCGAGGGGGCAATGGCGCCCGCCTTCCGCCTTCCCCGCGACGGCGGCGACACCGTCTCGCTCGCCGATTACCGGGGCCGGAAACTGGTGCTGTTCTTCTATCCGCGCGCGGACACGCCGGGTTGCACCAAGGAGGCGATCGACTTCACCCGCTTGTCGAGCGCCTTTGCCGAACACCAGACCGCGGTGCTGGGCGTCTCTGCCGACCCGCTCAAGGCCCAGGAAGCCTTTCGCGACAAGCACGGGCTTGCCACTCCTCTGGTTTCGGATGAGCAGCACGAGATGCTGGAGGCCTATGGCGTCTGGGGCGAAAAATCGATGTATGGCAGGACCTTCCTGGGCATTGTTCGCACCACGGTTCTGCTCGGGGCCGATGGCCGGATCCTCAAGGTCTGGCGCAATGTGAAGGTCGACGGCCATGCCGACGAGGTGCTCGCAGCCGTGCGTGCGCTCTAA
- a CDS encoding anhydro-N-acetylmuramic acid kinase, translated as MMLTALGLMSGTSLDGVDVALIETDGRRVKSIGPSGYRAYTNQERGLLRQALTEAVHLPQRDARPGILREAERAVTLAHAEAVAAFNAQHRISCQDIDIVGFHGQTVLHRPAQKMTVQIGDAAALARTIHIPVMHDFRAADVAAGGQGAPLVPVYHRALAQSLEREGPIVVVNIGGVSNITYIDGPDILIACDTGPGNALLDDHMFRTMSQSFDCEGRMAAQGAVDVPWVIRALEHPFFALPPPKSLDRNDFASLVLRDMSPADGAATLTAFTAEAIARIVPLLPKEPKSWIVAGGGARNLTMLRMLRERLQPATVEPAEALGWAADALEAQAFGFLAARGLKGLPLSYPTTTGVPMPMTGGLIARP; from the coding sequence ATGATGCTGACGGCACTCGGTCTGATGAGCGGCACCTCGCTCGACGGGGTCGACGTCGCCTTGATCGAAACCGACGGCCGGCGGGTGAAGTCGATCGGCCCATCCGGCTACCGGGCCTACACGAACCAGGAACGTGGTCTGTTGCGCCAGGCGCTGACGGAGGCCGTCCACCTGCCGCAGCGCGATGCCCGGCCGGGCATCCTGCGTGAGGCCGAGCGCGCCGTTACTTTGGCCCATGCCGAGGCGGTCGCCGCCTTCAACGCGCAGCACCGCATCTCCTGCCAGGACATCGATATCGTCGGCTTTCACGGCCAGACCGTGCTGCACCGGCCGGCGCAAAAGATGACCGTGCAGATCGGTGACGCAGCCGCGCTGGCCAGGACCATCCATATTCCCGTGATGCATGATTTTCGCGCCGCCGACGTCGCCGCCGGCGGGCAGGGCGCGCCGCTCGTGCCGGTCTATCACCGCGCGCTGGCCCAATCGCTGGAGCGCGAGGGCCCGATTGTCGTGGTCAATATCGGCGGCGTTTCCAACATCACCTATATCGACGGGCCGGATATCCTGATCGCCTGCGATACCGGGCCGGGCAACGCGCTGCTCGACGATCACATGTTCCGCACCATGAGCCAGTCGTTCGACTGCGAGGGCCGCATGGCGGCGCAAGGCGCGGTGGATGTGCCATGGGTCATCCGCGCGCTGGAGCATCCGTTCTTTGCGCTGCCGCCGCCGAAATCGCTCGACCGCAACGACTTCGCTTCGCTGGTGCTGCGCGACATGTCTCCGGCCGATGGTGCTGCGACCCTGACGGCGTTCACGGCGGAAGCCATCGCCCGGATCGTGCCGCTGCTGCCGAAGGAGCCGAAGAGCTGGATCGTCGCCGGCGGTGGTGCCCGCAACCTCACCATGCTGCGGATGCTGCGCGAGCGGCTGCAGCCCGCCACCGTCGAGCCCGCCGAGGCGCTGGGCTGGGCGGCCGACGCCCTCGAGGCGCAGGCCTTCGGCTTCCTGGCCGCCCGCGGCCTGAAGGGCCTGCCGTTGAGCTATCCGACTACCACCGGCGTGCCGATGCCGATGACCGGCGGGCTGATCGCGCGACCGTGA
- a CDS encoding glutathione S-transferase family protein has protein sequence MTAPLRLISHKLCPYVQRAVIALTEKGVPFERIDIDLANKPDWFLGISPLGKTPVLQVGDKAIFESAVILEYLEETQAKPLHPADPLARAEHRGWIEFGSAVLNDIAGFYAAPDVATFKAKAAQLERKLARLEARVVAAPWFDGGNFSLVDAVFGPVFRYFDVFDDIGDFGILSDKPKLARWRKSLAARPSVQSAVGADYPALLRDFIERRRSWLSRLQAEARAAA, from the coding sequence ATGACTGCGCCGCTCAGACTGATCAGCCACAAGCTCTGTCCCTATGTGCAGCGCGCGGTGATTGCGCTGACCGAGAAGGGTGTCCCGTTCGAGCGGATCGATATCGATCTCGCCAACAAGCCGGATTGGTTCTTAGGCATCTCGCCGCTCGGCAAGACGCCGGTGTTGCAGGTCGGCGACAAGGCGATTTTCGAGTCCGCCGTCATCCTGGAATATCTGGAGGAAACGCAGGCCAAGCCGTTGCACCCGGCCGATCCGCTTGCGCGCGCCGAACACCGCGGCTGGATCGAATTCGGCTCGGCGGTGCTGAACGATATCGCCGGCTTCTATGCTGCGCCGGACGTAGCCACGTTCAAGGCCAAGGCGGCGCAGCTCGAACGGAAACTTGCGCGGCTCGAGGCGCGCGTGGTGGCCGCGCCATGGTTCGACGGCGGGAACTTCTCGCTGGTCGATGCGGTGTTCGGTCCGGTGTTTCGTTACTTCGACGTGTTCGACGACATCGGCGACTTCGGCATCCTGTCCGACAAGCCGAAGCTTGCGCGCTGGCGCAAGTCGCTCGCCGCGCGGCCGTCGGTGCAATCGGCGGTCGGCGCGGACTATCCGGCGCTGCTGCGCGATTTCATCGAGCGGCGGAGGTCGTGGCTGTCGCGATTGCAGGCCGAGGCCCGCGCCGCGGCGTAA